The following proteins are co-located in the Kineococcus endophyticus genome:
- a CDS encoding putative bifunctional diguanylate cyclase/phosphodiesterase: MFQPGARAPRRPRGAFAYLLLAAGLVAAYLLPLPDAVRSAGVSLFGISALVVSAVVVRRRRPGPAWTWSLVPVCAGLFLLGSALRPLAQGWTGLAAFAPDPFSLAGYVLLVVVLTRMARGVGGLRREVVFDVLVASLAAAAAAVQFLVLPVLELPGRTVLGSVLAGVYPLFDVVLVLLVLDVIMSAPGVAAHRWLTGAVACLLVGDLGYAVLGRQGHFVAPTAFDAPFLLAYFLIAVAVLHLPRAGEEPVQPASTFDAWSAPRLVVLCLSLLGAAYLASVRTDQGPVGQGASFTLLCVMIGLVVVRAVSAVNGQAAAKAVLEHRATHDALTDLPGRDEFERRVDALLATDTDDDPERYVLFVDLDGFKRVNDTHGHVVGDMLLCEVAARMRAVAPPDAVPARLAGDEFVLAVAGPDAAAVRCATDLLDALRRPVRLPVGDVVVSASIGLAPVRSTLSVALREADLAMYRAKSQGRNRHVLWDDALRRAIGDEVEFELDLRCAVAEQTLEVHYQAIVSLATGVPRGVEALLRWNHPLHGPISPAVFVPVLEETGLVLEVGRWVLDTALADLAAWRDAGVVGEDFLVSVNVSPRQLLDEDFADSVHGLLATRGIAGDALLLEITESSMLEKDDRTLDLLDRLRGLGVGLAVDDFGTGYSALSYLRSFPVTRVKVDRSFVSGLGGADADAAVVRAVVAVSEALGLAVTAERVETEEQRAVLAGLGVGHGQGWLWHRAQSARDVAEYLHDAGALHHRRPVQADAKS, encoded by the coding sequence GTGTTCCAGCCAGGGGCGCGAGCACCGCGCCGTCCGCGCGGGGCGTTCGCGTACCTCCTCCTCGCCGCGGGGCTCGTCGCCGCGTACCTGCTGCCGCTGCCCGACGCCGTGCGGTCGGCCGGTGTCAGCCTCTTCGGCATCAGCGCCCTCGTCGTCTCCGCCGTCGTCGTCCGCCGCCGTCGCCCGGGTCCGGCCTGGACCTGGTCGCTCGTGCCGGTGTGCGCCGGCCTCTTCCTCCTCGGCTCGGCGCTGCGGCCGCTGGCGCAGGGGTGGACCGGCCTGGCCGCCTTCGCGCCCGACCCGTTCTCCCTGGCCGGGTACGTCCTCCTCGTCGTGGTCCTGACGCGCATGGCGCGGGGGGTCGGCGGACTGCGCCGGGAGGTCGTGTTCGACGTCCTCGTCGCGAGCCTGGCCGCGGCGGCCGCGGCCGTGCAGTTCCTCGTGCTGCCCGTGCTGGAACTGCCGGGGCGCACCGTCCTCGGGTCGGTCCTCGCCGGCGTCTACCCGCTCTTCGACGTCGTCCTCGTGCTCCTCGTCCTCGACGTCATCATGAGTGCCCCGGGCGTCGCGGCGCACCGCTGGCTGACCGGTGCGGTGGCCTGCCTGCTCGTGGGGGACCTGGGGTACGCGGTGCTGGGCCGGCAGGGGCACTTCGTCGCCCCGACGGCGTTCGACGCGCCCTTCCTCCTCGCCTACTTCCTCATCGCGGTCGCCGTCCTGCACCTGCCCCGCGCGGGGGAGGAGCCGGTGCAGCCCGCGTCGACGTTCGACGCCTGGTCCGCGCCGCGGCTCGTGGTCCTGTGCCTGTCGCTGCTCGGCGCCGCCTACCTCGCGAGCGTCCGCACCGACCAGGGACCCGTCGGGCAGGGCGCCTCGTTCACCCTCCTGTGCGTGATGATCGGCCTCGTCGTCGTCCGGGCGGTCTCGGCCGTCAACGGGCAGGCGGCCGCCAAGGCCGTCCTGGAGCACCGCGCGACCCACGACGCGCTGACGGACCTGCCCGGCCGCGACGAGTTCGAGCGCCGCGTCGACGCCCTCCTGGCGACCGACACCGACGACGACCCCGAGCGGTACGTGCTCTTCGTCGACCTCGACGGGTTCAAGCGCGTCAACGACACCCACGGGCACGTCGTGGGCGACATGCTGCTGTGCGAGGTGGCCGCCCGGATGCGGGCGGTGGCCCCGCCGGACGCGGTGCCGGCGCGCCTGGCCGGGGACGAGTTCGTCCTCGCCGTCGCCGGACCCGACGCCGCCGCGGTGCGGTGCGCCACCGACCTGCTCGACGCCCTGCGCCGGCCCGTGCGGCTCCCCGTCGGTGACGTCGTCGTGTCCGCCTCGATCGGGCTCGCGCCCGTGCGCTCCACCCTGTCGGTGGCCCTGCGCGAGGCCGACCTGGCGATGTACCGGGCGAAGTCGCAGGGCCGCAACCGGCACGTCCTGTGGGACGACGCCCTGCGCCGCGCCATCGGCGACGAGGTCGAGTTCGAGCTCGACCTGCGCTGCGCCGTGGCGGAGCAGACCCTCGAGGTCCACTACCAGGCGATCGTCTCCCTGGCGACGGGCGTCCCGCGCGGGGTCGAGGCGCTGCTGCGCTGGAACCACCCGCTGCACGGACCGATCTCCCCGGCCGTGTTCGTGCCCGTGCTGGAGGAGACCGGTCTCGTGCTCGAGGTCGGCCGCTGGGTCCTCGACACGGCGCTCGCCGACCTCGCGGCCTGGCGGGACGCCGGCGTCGTCGGCGAGGACTTCCTGGTGTCCGTCAACGTCTCACCGCGGCAGCTGCTCGACGAGGACTTCGCCGACTCCGTGCACGGTCTGCTCGCCACCCGCGGGATCGCGGGCGACGCGCTCCTGCTCGAGATCACCGAGTCCTCGATGCTGGAGAAGGACGACCGCACCCTGGACCTGCTGGACCGGTTGCGGGGGCTCGGGGTCGGCCTGGCCGTCGACGACTTCGGGACGGGGTACTCCGCGCTGAGCTACCTGCGCAGCTTCCCCGTGACCCGCGTGAAGGTGGACCGCAGCTTCGTCTCCGGTCTCGGCGGCGCCGACGCCGACGCCGCGGTCGTGCGCGCGGTCGTGGCGGTCAGCGAGGCCCTCGGGCTCGCCGTCACCGCCGAGCGCGTGGAGACCGAGGAGCAGCGGGCCGTCCTGGCCGGCCTCGGGGTCGGGCACGGACAGGGCTGGTTGTGGCACCGTGCCCAGTCCGCGCGGGACGTGGCCGAGTACCTGCACGACGCCGGGGCGTTGCACCACCGGCGACCGGTTCAGGCCGACGCGAAGTCGTAG
- a CDS encoding intradiol ring-cleavage dioxygenase, translating to MTSYEGRPLPRPHEDVDDQGLAFDIATMTTRMTSRGIGRRRALGLLGLGATGLTLAACGADDTTTGSAGTSSTSATTASTASLTEIPDETAGPYPGDGSNGPDVLEQSGVVRSDIRSSFGSSTTTAEGVPMTLTLDVVDLAGGNVPFEGVAVYVWHCNRDGEYSLYSSDIADENYLRGVQVADADGKVTFTSIYPACYDGRWPHVHFEVYPSVDEISDVANCIATSQVALPADACTAVYATSGYEASVTNFAKVGLDTDNVFGDDGGASQTPVYEGDPTTGYTLTLTVGVDTTTEPTAGTMAGMGSDSSGHPAPGAGGTPPSGTPGSAAA from the coding sequence ATGACGAGCTACGAGGGCCGCCCGCTCCCCCGCCCCCACGAGGACGTCGACGACCAGGGGCTGGCGTTCGACATCGCGACGATGACGACGCGGATGACCTCCCGCGGGATCGGACGCCGCCGCGCCCTGGGCCTGCTCGGCCTCGGCGCCACCGGGCTGACGCTCGCGGCGTGCGGCGCCGACGACACGACCACCGGGTCGGCCGGCACGAGTTCCACCAGCGCCACCACGGCGAGCACGGCCTCGCTCACCGAGATCCCCGACGAGACCGCAGGCCCCTACCCCGGCGACGGTTCGAACGGCCCGGACGTCCTGGAGCAGAGCGGGGTCGTCCGCAGCGACATCCGCTCCAGCTTCGGATCGAGCACGACCACGGCGGAGGGCGTTCCCATGACCCTCACGCTGGACGTCGTCGACCTCGCGGGCGGGAACGTCCCGTTCGAGGGGGTCGCCGTCTACGTCTGGCACTGCAACCGGGACGGTGAGTACTCCCTCTACTCCAGCGACATCGCGGACGAGAACTACCTGCGCGGGGTCCAGGTGGCCGACGCCGACGGGAAGGTGACCTTCACGAGCATCTACCCGGCCTGCTACGACGGCCGCTGGCCGCACGTCCACTTCGAGGTCTACCCGTCGGTCGACGAGATCAGCGACGTCGCGAACTGCATCGCCACGTCGCAGGTGGCGCTGCCCGCGGACGCCTGCACCGCCGTCTACGCCACCTCGGGGTACGAGGCGTCGGTGACGAACTTCGCCAAGGTCGGCCTCGACACCGACAACGTGTTCGGCGACGACGGCGGCGCCTCGCAGACACCCGTGTACGAGGGCGATCCGACCACCGGCTACACCCTGACGCTGACCGTCGGGGTGGACACCACGACCGAACCCACCGCGGGCACGATGGCCGGCATGGGGTCGGACAGTTCCGGCCACCCCGCTCCCGGCGCAGGGGGAACCCCGCCGTCGGGCACCCCGGGTTCCGCCGCCGCCTGA
- a CDS encoding DMT family transporter: MRDRRVDALLLGVAVVWGSSYLAAKVLLDSSAGTGAVLPVLTLRYVGAALALAVVVVLTRARVGRHELRWGLVLGTSQVAVLLLETYGVAGTTATNAGLLISTTILLTPAVEGLWTRSWLPPSFFAAALVAVVGVALLVGGGGWRTPTAGDLLVLAAAVVRACHVTAIGRVTRRVPLDLRGLTFVQTVVGAVVGLVLAPGATTGFATSASAAQWAGLAYLALGCSVFAFLAQSWAVRRTSAARASLLLGTEPLWAVLFGVALAGDALGLTGVLGAVLLLGATAAGQRIELRSAARGPAARERPTAQLAGSEP; encoded by the coding sequence GTGCGTGATCGACGGGTGGACGCCCTGCTGCTGGGCGTCGCGGTGGTGTGGGGCAGCAGCTACCTCGCGGCCAAGGTGCTGCTGGACAGCAGCGCGGGGACGGGCGCGGTCCTGCCGGTCCTGACGCTGCGCTACGTCGGGGCGGCGCTCGCGCTCGCCGTCGTCGTGGTCCTCACGCGGGCGCGGGTCGGGCGGCACGAGCTGCGCTGGGGGCTGGTCCTGGGCACCTCGCAGGTGGCCGTGCTGCTGCTGGAGACGTACGGCGTCGCGGGCACCACGGCGACCAACGCGGGTCTGCTCATCTCCACGACCATCCTCCTCACCCCGGCCGTCGAGGGCCTGTGGACCCGGTCGTGGCTCCCGCCGTCGTTCTTCGCCGCGGCCCTCGTCGCGGTCGTGGGCGTCGCCCTGCTCGTCGGCGGCGGCGGGTGGCGCACCCCCACGGCCGGTGACCTCCTGGTGCTGGCCGCGGCCGTCGTGCGGGCCTGCCACGTCACGGCGATCGGCCGGGTCACCCGGCGCGTGCCGCTGGACCTGCGCGGGCTGACCTTCGTCCAGACCGTCGTCGGCGCCGTCGTGGGCCTGGTGCTGGCCCCGGGCGCCACGACCGGCTTCGCGACGTCCGCGAGCGCCGCGCAGTGGGCGGGGCTGGCCTACCTGGCCCTGGGCTGCAGCGTCTTCGCCTTCCTCGCGCAGTCCTGGGCGGTGCGACGCACCTCGGCCGCCCGGGCCAGCCTGCTGCTCGGCACCGAACCGTTGTGGGCGGTGCTGTTCGGGGTGGCCCTCGCCGGCGACGCGCTCGGCCTGACCGGCGTGCTCGGGGCCGTGCTGCTGCTCGGGGCGACGGCTGCCGGTCAGCGCATCGAACTGCGCTCGGCCGCCCGGGGACCGGCGGCGCGCGAGCGGCCGACGGCGCAACTGGCAGGATCGGAGCCGTGA
- a CDS encoding LysR family transcriptional regulator: protein MDERQLSVLRELAERGSLAAAARALHVTPSAVSQQLAALQRSCPAPLTERRGRTLVLTPAGEALASAAVDVAAALDAARRAVGDHLDSAHTPVSVAAFHSAALAWFGPLLTALDGTPPLRCTDEDVAQDAFPALVADHDVVVAHRPEASPAWPARRVRVVPLLLEPLHVALAADHPLAGREELRVADVAAERWISVHEGFPLAGVLDVVAVAARRPLDVVHRINEFFVAASVVAAGDAIALMPARTSRPGPGVVLRPLADVSVNRRVDALLRPEALSRRGVRTVLDALRDVAGSPAPPDAGGTG, encoded by the coding sequence ATGGACGAGCGTCAGCTGAGCGTGTTGCGCGAGCTCGCCGAGCGCGGCAGCCTGGCCGCCGCCGCCCGGGCGCTGCACGTCACGCCGTCGGCCGTGTCGCAGCAACTGGCTGCGCTGCAACGCTCCTGTCCCGCCCCGCTGACCGAGCGGCGCGGCCGGACGCTGGTCCTCACACCGGCGGGCGAGGCGCTCGCGAGCGCCGCCGTCGACGTCGCGGCCGCCCTGGACGCCGCCCGCCGCGCGGTGGGCGACCACCTCGACTCCGCGCACACCCCCGTCTCCGTCGCCGCCTTCCACTCCGCCGCGCTGGCCTGGTTCGGGCCCCTGCTGACCGCCCTCGACGGCACCCCGCCGCTGCGCTGCACCGACGAGGACGTCGCCCAGGACGCCTTCCCCGCCCTGGTCGCCGACCACGACGTCGTGGTCGCCCACCGGCCGGAGGCCTCCCCCGCCTGGCCGGCGCGGCGGGTGCGGGTGGTTCCGCTGCTGCTCGAACCCCTGCACGTGGCGCTGGCGGCCGACCACCCGCTGGCCGGGCGCGAGGAGCTGCGGGTCGCCGACGTCGCCGCCGAACGCTGGATCTCCGTGCACGAGGGGTTCCCGCTGGCCGGGGTCCTCGACGTGGTGGCGGTCGCCGCGCGCCGGCCCCTGGACGTGGTGCACCGCATCAACGAGTTCTTCGTCGCGGCGTCCGTCGTCGCCGCCGGTGACGCGATCGCCCTCATGCCGGCCCGCACGAGCCGCCCCGGGCCCGGCGTCGTGCTGCGCCCGCTGGCCGACGTGAGCGTGAACCGCCGGGTCGACGCGCTGCTGCGCCCCGAGGCGCTGTCCCGGCGCGGGGTGCGCACCGTCCTGGACGCCCTGCGCGACGTGGCCGGCTCCCCCGCACCGCCGGACGCGGGAGGAACGGGTTGA
- a CDS encoding DMT family transporter, with protein MRTRTWGLLAGAVLSEVSATLALRAANDDPTWFVLVVAGYLAAFVLLAAVLRAGMSIGVAYGLWAATGVVLTAVAGAFLFAEPLTPVMGAGIALIVAGVLLVELGARHPEEDA; from the coding sequence GTGCGCACGAGAACCTGGGGCCTGCTGGCCGGGGCGGTCCTGTCGGAGGTCAGCGCGACGCTGGCCCTGAGGGCCGCGAACGACGACCCGACGTGGTTCGTCCTCGTCGTGGCCGGGTACCTCGCCGCCTTCGTGCTCCTGGCCGCGGTGCTGCGCGCCGGGATGTCGATCGGTGTCGCGTACGGGTTGTGGGCAGCGACCGGGGTCGTCCTCACCGCGGTCGCGGGGGCGTTCCTGTTCGCCGAACCCCTCACCCCCGTGATGGGCGCGGGCATCGCCCTCATCGTCGCCGGCGTCCTGCTGGTGGAACTCGGCGCGCGCCACCCCGAGGAGGACGCGTGA
- a CDS encoding TIGR03086 family metal-binding protein — translation MTSAEDPRQTMLRAAELAGRVLDAVPADAHSGPTPCTAWTVGDLLGHLVAVTHRVAHIGRGGHPFELPTLLTSEPDGGFTAAYAAGLAEVRAAWADDAVLTTTVHHPAGDMPGAVGATIYAQEFATHAVDLAVATGRQDLLDEEFLAGVLEIARRVVPAQRDGFPFDPPVAVPDDAPAHVRLSGWLGRAPGVSTTQV, via the coding sequence ATGACCAGTGCTGAGGACCCCCGCCAGACCATGCTCCGCGCCGCCGAGCTCGCCGGCCGCGTGCTCGACGCCGTCCCCGCCGACGCGCACTCCGGACCGACCCCGTGCACGGCGTGGACCGTCGGCGACCTGCTCGGCCACCTCGTCGCCGTCACGCACCGCGTCGCCCACATCGGCCGCGGCGGCCACCCGTTCGAGCTGCCCACGCTCCTGACGTCGGAGCCCGACGGGGGTTTCACCGCCGCCTACGCCGCCGGTCTGGCCGAGGTGCGCGCGGCGTGGGCCGACGACGCCGTCCTGACGACGACGGTGCACCACCCGGCCGGCGACATGCCCGGTGCGGTCGGCGCCACGATCTACGCCCAGGAGTTCGCCACCCACGCCGTGGACCTCGCCGTCGCGACGGGCCGGCAGGACCTGCTCGACGAGGAGTTCCTCGCCGGGGTCCTGGAGATCGCCCGGCGCGTGGTGCCCGCGCAGCGGGACGGGTTCCCCTTCGACCCGCCGGTCGCGGTCCCGGACGACGCGCCCGCGCACGTGCGGTTGTCCGGGTGGCTCGGCCGGGCGCCCGGCGTGAGCACCACTCAGGTGTAA
- a CDS encoding MFS transporter: MTQSTDRGSAARPTPTDAEPPAGGIFSRRYLVMTLGTTALVFLSAFESLAVTTVMPLVVADLGGRSAYATAFAATLAASVVGMVAAGSWSDRRGPARPLLAAVVVFCVGLLVAALAPSMPVFVAGRFLQGLGSGGISVTLYVLVALAFPPALRPAVFGAFAAAWVLPSIVGPAAAAFVATTWSWHWVFSGVLVLVLVAAGAVLPTLLRVRAPVTSSDAFPTGRFLAAAGTSLAVVAVSSAGSLGGSALWRWLAAAVALAVLVVAVRPLLPAGTLTGRPGLPSVVLLRGLLAATFFSTEVHLPRMLFERFDVSLRLAGIVLTAAAVAWASASAVQGRLGPRLPHVRAVRIGTVLLLVGVAAQAAVALVDPGSVAAAVGCALGWFAAGAGMGLGFPRTTVLVLEQSTPGQEGSGSSALTIADAVGGGTAMALTGLTFTAFAAVSGWASFAGTLPLCTALAVLALVAARRVGQPVSQPAH; the protein is encoded by the coding sequence GTGACCCAGAGCACCGACCGGGGCAGTGCCGCGCGCCCCACCCCGACCGACGCCGAGCCCCCCGCGGGCGGGATCTTCTCGCGCCGCTACCTCGTGATGACCCTCGGGACGACGGCTCTGGTCTTCCTCTCCGCCTTCGAGAGCCTCGCCGTGACCACGGTGATGCCGCTCGTGGTGGCCGACCTCGGCGGCCGCAGCGCCTACGCGACGGCCTTCGCCGCGACGCTGGCGGCCAGCGTGGTGGGCATGGTCGCCGCGGGCAGCTGGTCGGACCGCCGCGGTCCGGCCCGGCCGCTCCTCGCCGCGGTCGTCGTGTTCTGCGTCGGGCTGCTCGTGGCGGCGCTCGCCCCGTCGATGCCCGTCTTCGTCGCCGGCCGGTTCCTGCAGGGTCTGGGGTCCGGCGGGATCAGCGTGACGCTCTACGTCCTCGTCGCGCTGGCCTTCCCCCCGGCGCTGCGGCCGGCCGTCTTCGGCGCGTTCGCCGCCGCCTGGGTCCTGCCCTCGATCGTCGGGCCCGCCGCCGCCGCGTTCGTCGCCACGACGTGGAGCTGGCACTGGGTGTTCTCCGGGGTCCTCGTGCTCGTCCTCGTCGCGGCGGGCGCGGTGCTGCCCACGCTCCTGCGCGTCCGGGCCCCCGTGACGTCGTCGGACGCGTTCCCGACCGGGCGCTTCCTCGCCGCGGCGGGGACGTCGCTGGCGGTCGTCGCCGTGAGCTCGGCCGGCAGCCTGGGCGGCAGCGCGCTCTGGCGGTGGCTCGCGGCGGCCGTCGCCCTGGCCGTGCTCGTCGTGGCGGTCCGGCCGCTGCTGCCGGCCGGCACGCTGACCGGACGGCCCGGACTGCCCTCGGTCGTCCTGCTGCGCGGCCTGCTCGCCGCCACCTTCTTCAGCACCGAGGTCCACCTGCCGCGCATGCTCTTCGAACGGTTCGACGTCTCGCTGCGCCTGGCCGGGATCGTGCTGACGGCGGCGGCGGTCGCGTGGGCGTCCGCCTCGGCGGTGCAGGGGCGCCTGGGACCGCGCCTGCCGCACGTGCGGGCCGTGCGGATCGGCACGGTCCTGCTGCTCGTCGGCGTGGCCGCGCAGGCCGCCGTCGCGCTGGTGGACCCGGGGTCCGTCGCGGCGGCGGTCGGCTGCGCACTGGGCTGGTTCGCCGCCGGCGCCGGCATGGGGCTGGGGTTCCCCCGCACGACGGTCCTCGTCCTGGAGCAGTCGACGCCGGGTCAGGAGGGTTCGGGGTCCTCCGCGCTCACCATCGCCGACGCGGTCGGCGGCGGGACGGCGATGGCCCTGACCGGGTTGACGTTCACGGCGTTCGCCGCCGTCTCGGGCTGGGCCTCCTTCGCGGGCACCCTCCCGCTGTGCACGGCGCTCGCCGTCCTGGCGCTCGTCGCGGCCCGTCGCGTCGGGCAGCCCGTCTCACAGCCGGCGCACTGA
- a CDS encoding adenosine deaminase: MSETTSTTPQTTLERVRALPKVSLHDHLDGGLRPATIVEIASANGHRLPTTDPEELRAWFRDAADSGTLVRYLETFDHTIAVMQDAESLARVAEEAVLDLAADGVVYGELRYAPEQHLQQGLTLDQVVEAVEVGMRRGEQRAAAAGTPIRVGTLVTAMRHADRGLEIAELALRHRDAGVVGFDIAGAEIGFPPSNHLAAFDRLHAENFPVTIHAGEAFGLPSIADALHPCGAERIGHGVRIVEDVTVGEGRDAHGLPNATLGRLATWVRDRGIVLELCPSSNVQTGAATSVAEHPITLLKDLGFSISVNTDNRLMSGTSLSREFALLVDEAGWDLADVERATITALSGSFLPFPDRVALASDVIRPAFA; the protein is encoded by the coding sequence GTGAGCGAGACGACCTCCACCACCCCGCAGACCACCCTGGAGCGCGTGCGCGCCCTGCCCAAGGTGTCGTTGCACGACCACCTCGACGGCGGCCTGCGCCCGGCGACGATCGTCGAGATCGCGTCGGCCAACGGGCACCGGCTGCCCACGACGGACCCCGAGGAGCTGCGCGCGTGGTTCCGCGACGCGGCCGACTCCGGCACGCTCGTGCGCTACCTCGAGACGTTCGACCACACCATCGCCGTCATGCAGGACGCCGAGTCCCTGGCCCGCGTGGCCGAGGAGGCCGTCCTCGACCTCGCCGCGGACGGCGTCGTCTACGGCGAGCTGCGGTACGCCCCGGAGCAGCACCTGCAGCAGGGCCTGACCCTGGACCAGGTCGTCGAGGCCGTCGAGGTCGGCATGCGCCGTGGCGAGCAGCGGGCCGCCGCGGCGGGCACGCCGATCCGCGTGGGCACGCTCGTCACCGCCATGCGGCACGCCGACCGCGGGCTGGAGATCGCCGAGCTCGCGCTGCGCCACCGCGACGCCGGGGTCGTCGGGTTCGACATCGCCGGCGCCGAGATCGGGTTCCCGCCCTCGAACCACCTCGCGGCCTTCGACCGCCTGCACGCCGAGAACTTCCCCGTGACGATCCACGCGGGGGAGGCGTTCGGTCTGCCGAGCATCGCCGACGCCCTGCACCCCTGCGGCGCCGAGCGCATCGGGCACGGCGTCCGCATCGTCGAGGACGTCACCGTCGGTGAAGGCCGCGACGCACACGGTCTGCCGAACGCCACGCTGGGCCGCCTCGCGACCTGGGTGCGCGACCGCGGGATCGTCCTGGAGCTGTGCCCGTCGAGCAACGTCCAGACGGGTGCCGCGACGAGCGTGGCCGAGCACCCCATCACCCTGCTCAAGGACCTCGGGTTCTCCATCAGCGTCAACACCGACAACCGGCTCATGTCCGGCACGTCGCTCTCGCGCGAGTTCGCGCTGCTCGTGGACGAGGCCGGCTGGGACCTCGCGGACGTCGAGCGCGCCACGATCACCGCGCTGTCCGGGTCCTTCCTGCCCTTCCCCGACCGCGTGGCGCTCGCGAGCGACGTCATCCGGCCCGCCTTCGCCTGA
- a CDS encoding DMT family transporter: MSWVFLAGAVLFEVAATAVLRMSDGGRRRRWLPVTAAGYLVSFGLLSLALRAGMPVGVAYGVWSAVGIALTALLARAVFGDPLTRTTALGLALIAAGVLLVELGAH, encoded by the coding sequence GTGAGCTGGGTGTTCCTCGCCGGCGCGGTGCTGTTCGAGGTCGCCGCGACCGCCGTGCTGCGGATGTCCGACGGCGGCCGGCGGCGCCGGTGGTTGCCCGTCACGGCCGCCGGGTACCTCGTCTCGTTCGGCCTGCTGTCCCTGGCGCTGCGGGCCGGGATGCCGGTCGGCGTCGCGTACGGGGTGTGGTCCGCGGTCGGCATCGCCCTCACCGCGCTGCTGGCGCGGGCGGTGTTCGGGGACCCGTTGACCCGCACGACGGCCCTGGGACTGGCCCTCATCGCCGCCGGGGTGCTGCTCGTCGAACTCGGCGCCCACTGA
- a CDS encoding DinB family protein, which produces MAPRRAGPPSAEDVLHAGLREQLDAFVEEHRAALAACLDGLTEEQARRRLVPSATTLLGLVKHATFVERVWFEEAVTGRSRAELGLEAGPAESFVLSADDTVASVRAAHAAACDASRRAVADLGLDDVVSGNRRGPLPLRWVLLHVLRELAQHCGHAQILREQVLARD; this is translated from the coding sequence GTGGCCCCCCGCCGAGCCGGACCCCCGAGCGCCGAGGACGTGCTGCACGCGGGGCTGCGGGAGCAGCTGGACGCCTTCGTCGAGGAGCACCGCGCGGCGCTGGCGGCGTGCCTGGACGGGCTGACCGAGGAGCAGGCGCGGCGGCGGCTCGTGCCGTCGGCGACGACGCTGCTCGGACTCGTCAAGCACGCCACGTTCGTCGAGCGGGTGTGGTTCGAGGAGGCGGTGACGGGGCGCAGCCGGGCCGAGCTCGGGCTCGAGGCCGGGCCGGCGGAGTCCTTCGTGCTGAGCGCCGACGACACCGTCGCGTCGGTGCGCGCCGCCCACGCGGCCGCGTGCGACGCCTCCCGCCGGGCCGTGGCGGACCTCGGTCTCGACGACGTCGTCTCGGGGAACCGGCGGGGGCCGCTGCCGCTGCGGTGGGTCCTGCTGCACGTGCTGCGGGAGCTGGCGCAGCACTGCGGGCACGCCCAGATCCTGCGGGAACAGGTGCTCGCTCGGGACTAG
- a CDS encoding helix-turn-helix transcriptional regulator has product MRADRLLSLLFLLQTHGRCTAPDLARRLEVSTRTVLRDVEALSAAGVPVWTERGRGGGISLVENWRTDVTGFTTAEARALFSGSSGTADPQRPAWESAVRKLLAATPAAQRAPFARAAERILVEPAGWRSREDRPEHLAPLQEAVFSARRIRLRYRSAGATRVSTRTLNPLGLVAKGGTWYLVAAPTEAERDWERLFRVDRVAGVDVLDDPVPADLPGLPAVWERLREQVERPSSGGVEVRLRIAAADAGMLLRIADAQLVAEPVVRELPPDGDGDERTVEVTATFRALPAARAVLLGLGRLVVVLEPPELVADLVATARDVLATYEPAYDRG; this is encoded by the coding sequence GTGCGCGCCGACCGCCTCCTGTCACTGCTCTTCCTGCTCCAGACGCACGGCCGCTGCACGGCACCCGACCTCGCCCGGCGCCTGGAGGTCTCGACCCGGACGGTGCTGCGCGACGTCGAGGCGCTGTCCGCGGCCGGGGTGCCGGTGTGGACCGAACGCGGCCGGGGCGGCGGGATCTCGCTGGTCGAGAACTGGCGGACCGACGTCACGGGGTTCACCACGGCCGAGGCGCGCGCCCTCTTCTCCGGCTCGTCCGGCACCGCCGACCCGCAGCGGCCCGCGTGGGAGTCGGCCGTCCGCAAGCTGCTCGCGGCGACGCCGGCGGCCCAGCGCGCCCCCTTCGCCCGCGCGGCCGAGCGGATCCTCGTCGAACCGGCCGGGTGGCGTTCGCGCGAGGACCGCCCGGAGCACCTGGCGCCGCTGCAGGAGGCGGTCTTCTCGGCCCGTCGCATCCGGCTGCGCTACCGCTCGGCCGGCGCGACCCGCGTCTCGACGCGCACGCTGAACCCGCTCGGCCTCGTCGCCAAGGGCGGCACCTGGTACCTCGTCGCGGCGCCGACGGAGGCGGAGCGGGACTGGGAACGGCTGTTCCGCGTGGACCGCGTCGCGGGGGTCGACGTGCTCGACGACCCCGTCCCGGCCGACCTGCCGGGGCTGCCCGCGGTGTGGGAGCGGCTGCGGGAGCAGGTGGAACGCCCCTCGAGCGGCGGGGTCGAGGTGCGGCTGCGGATCGCCGCCGCCGACGCCGGGATGCTCCTGCGCATCGCCGACGCGCAGCTCGTCGCCGAGCCCGTCGTGCGGGAGCTGCCCCCGGACGGGGACGGCGACGAGCGGACCGTGGAGGTCACCGCCACGTTCCGCGCGCTGCCGGCCGCCCGGGCCGTCCTGCTCGGCCTCGGCCGGCTCGTCGTCGTCCTCGAACCCCCCGAGCTCGTCGCCGACCTCGTGGCGACGGCCCGGGACGTCCTCGCGACCTACGAGCCGGCCTACGACCGCGGGTGA